One genomic region from Robbsia betulipollinis encodes:
- a CDS encoding CsbD family protein yields MAEDQIVGTAKNAVGKIQDAAGGLLGDAGLQAEGKGRQLAGKVQAQYGETVDQVVDATKSNPIAALLIAAGVGILLGKLL; encoded by the coding sequence ATGGCCGAAGACCAAATCGTTGGAACCGCGAAGAACGCCGTTGGCAAGATCCAGGACGCCGCAGGCGGCTTGCTGGGCGATGCCGGCCTGCAGGCCGAAGGCAAGGGCCGTCAGCTGGCTGGCAAGGTCCAGGCGCAATACGGCGAGACCGTCGATCAGGTCGTCGACGCGACCAAGAGCAACCCGATCGCCGCACTGCTGATCGCCGCCGGCGTGGGCATCCTGCTGGGCAAGCTGCTGTAA
- a CDS encoding branched-chain amino acid aminotransferase, with protein MTAPTPTLQITPSPHVLDDEQRQARMTGPGFGRVFTDHMVVIPYRDGAWQPGEVKAYGPLALDPATSALHYGQAIFEGFKAFAQPDGSVATFRPEENAARFNRSAARLAMPALPPERFMEAADALITLDRKWVPGAVGESLYLRPLMFASDAYLGVRPSLAYLFVLFASPAGAYFSQGVKPVTVWISEDFVRAAAGGTGEAKCAGNYAASLAAQAQAEQKGCDQVVWLDAARRDTVEEMGGMNLFFVYRDGDHVTLVTPELTGSLLPGVTRRSLLEMARDLGFAAEERKVTVRQWRDDLAAGRLTEVFACGTAAVITPVGKVKANGFELDIHGGENGPVALALRKALLDLQHGAAPDPRGWMHKVC; from the coding sequence ATGACCGCTCCGACCCCCACCCTGCAGATCACCCCCTCCCCGCATGTCCTCGACGACGAACAGCGTCAGGCGCGCATGACCGGTCCGGGCTTTGGCCGCGTCTTCACCGACCACATGGTCGTGATTCCCTATCGGGACGGCGCCTGGCAACCTGGCGAGGTGAAGGCCTATGGTCCGCTGGCGCTCGATCCGGCGACCTCGGCCCTGCACTACGGCCAGGCGATCTTCGAAGGCTTCAAGGCCTTCGCCCAGCCGGACGGCAGCGTCGCGACGTTCCGCCCCGAGGAGAATGCCGCACGCTTCAACCGCAGCGCGGCCCGGCTCGCCATGCCCGCGCTGCCGCCCGAGCGGTTCATGGAAGCCGCCGATGCGCTGATCACGCTCGATCGCAAATGGGTACCCGGCGCGGTCGGTGAAAGCCTGTACCTGCGGCCGCTGATGTTCGCCTCCGACGCGTACCTGGGCGTGCGGCCGTCGCTGGCGTATCTGTTCGTCCTGTTCGCGTCGCCCGCCGGTGCGTATTTTTCGCAGGGCGTGAAACCGGTGACGGTCTGGATCAGCGAGGATTTCGTGCGCGCCGCCGCCGGCGGCACGGGCGAGGCGAAATGCGCCGGCAACTACGCGGCCAGTCTCGCCGCGCAGGCGCAGGCCGAACAGAAGGGATGCGACCAGGTGGTCTGGCTCGACGCCGCGCGCCGCGACACGGTGGAAGAGATGGGCGGGATGAACCTGTTCTTCGTCTACCGCGACGGCGACCACGTGACGCTGGTGACGCCGGAGCTGACCGGCTCGCTGCTCCCCGGCGTCACCCGCCGCAGTTTGCTGGAGATGGCGCGCGACCTCGGCTTCGCCGCCGAGGAGCGCAAGGTCACCGTGCGGCAATGGCGGGACGACCTTGCCGCCGGGCGGCTCACCGAAGTGTTCGCCTGCGGCACCGCGGCCGTGATCACGCCGGTCGGCAAGGTCAAGGCGAACGGCTTCGAACTCGATATCCATGGCGGCGAGAACGGACCGGTCGCACTCGCGCTGCGCAAGGCGCTGCTCGACCTCCAGCACGGCGCGGCCCCGGACCCGCGCGGCTGGATGCACAAGGTCTGCTAG
- a CDS encoding zinc-dependent alcohol dehydrogenase — protein sequence MKALCWHGKKDVRYDTVPDPIIEHPRDAIIKMTACAICGSDLHLFDGFMPGMESGDVLGHEFMGEVVEVGSENKALKVGDRVVVPFTITCGECYQCKRGNFSVCERSNRNKEAADKVFGHSTAGLFGYSHLTGGYAGGQAEFVRVPFADQTHVKIPDGLSDEQVLFLGDIFPTGWQAAMQCEIEPTDTVAIWGAGPVGQMAIRSAVILGAKQVVVIDNVPERLAMAAAGGAITINFDNEGVVERLQELTQGKGPDKCIDAVGMEAHATRSIDSIVDRAKQAVMLESDRPHVLREMIYVCRPAGILSVAGVYGGLIDKLPFGASMNKGLTWRMAQTHVKRWTDDLLHRIQEGQIDPSFVITHTVPLSEGAGMYETFRDKKDGCIKVVLKP from the coding sequence ATGAAAGCATTGTGCTGGCACGGCAAAAAGGACGTTCGCTACGATACGGTACCGGACCCGATCATCGAGCACCCGCGCGACGCCATCATCAAGATGACCGCCTGCGCCATCTGCGGCTCGGACCTGCACCTGTTCGACGGCTTCATGCCGGGCATGGAATCCGGCGACGTGCTCGGTCACGAATTCATGGGCGAGGTGGTCGAGGTCGGCAGCGAGAACAAGGCGTTGAAGGTAGGCGACCGCGTCGTCGTGCCGTTCACGATCACCTGTGGCGAATGCTACCAGTGCAAGCGCGGCAATTTCTCGGTCTGCGAGCGCAGCAACCGCAACAAGGAAGCCGCGGACAAGGTCTTCGGTCACAGCACCGCGGGACTCTTCGGCTACAGCCACCTGACGGGCGGCTATGCCGGCGGACAGGCGGAATTCGTTCGCGTGCCGTTCGCGGATCAGACGCATGTCAAGATTCCCGACGGCCTGAGCGACGAGCAGGTGCTGTTCCTCGGCGACATTTTCCCGACCGGCTGGCAGGCGGCGATGCAATGCGAGATCGAGCCCACCGACACCGTGGCGATCTGGGGCGCCGGTCCGGTGGGACAAATGGCGATCCGCAGCGCCGTCATTCTCGGCGCCAAGCAGGTGGTGGTGATCGACAATGTGCCGGAGCGCCTCGCGATGGCGGCGGCGGGCGGCGCGATCACGATCAATTTCGATAACGAAGGCGTGGTCGAGCGCCTGCAGGAACTGACCCAGGGCAAGGGCCCGGACAAGTGCATCGACGCCGTGGGCATGGAGGCGCACGCCACGCGTTCGATCGACTCGATCGTGGACCGTGCCAAGCAGGCGGTGATGCTCGAGAGCGATCGTCCCCACGTGCTGCGGGAAATGATCTACGTTTGCCGGCCGGCCGGTATTCTCTCCGTGGCGGGCGTGTATGGCGGCTTGATCGACAAGCTGCCGTTCGGTGCGTCGATGAACAAGGGACTCACCTGGCGCATGGCGCAGACGCACGTCAAACGCTGGACCGACGACCTGCTGCATCGCATCCAGGAAGGCCAGATCGATCCATCCTTCGTGATCACGCACACGGTGCCGCTGTCCGAAGGCGCGGGGATGTACGAAACGTTCCGCGACAAGAAGGACGGCTGTATCAAGGTCGTGCTCAAGCCGTAA
- a CDS encoding DUF1177 domain-containing protein, with translation MSLSHTLRVFDAFDSRFASGDTVRALLAPYEDQGVTVDVTRLDGAQGSTDFVKIHIPGETGKRRGGRAPTLGIVGRLGGIGARPSRIGMVSDADGAIAAVAAALKLAAMRAAGDPLPGDVFVTTHICPDAPTRPHDPVDFMDSPIDTEVINAHEVWDEMDAVLSIDTTKGNRIVNHRGFALSPTVKEGYILRVAEDLLRIMETTTGRAAVTFPVTTQDITPYGNGVHHLNSIMQPSIATRAPVVGVAITTESVVPGCGTGASQEVDIAAAAKFAVEVAKEFGRGTCAFYDTADYARLLALYGSLAHLQRRQTP, from the coding sequence ATGAGCCTTTCCCACACCTTGCGGGTTTTCGACGCCTTCGACAGCCGTTTCGCCTCGGGCGATACGGTTCGCGCGCTGCTCGCCCCCTACGAGGATCAAGGCGTCACGGTCGACGTCACGCGCCTGGACGGCGCGCAGGGATCGACCGATTTCGTCAAGATCCACATTCCCGGCGAAACCGGCAAACGCCGCGGCGGCCGGGCGCCGACGCTGGGCATCGTCGGGCGTCTGGGCGGCATCGGCGCGCGGCCCTCGCGCATCGGGATGGTCTCGGACGCCGACGGCGCGATCGCGGCGGTGGCCGCGGCGCTCAAGCTCGCCGCGATGCGCGCCGCGGGCGACCCGTTGCCGGGCGACGTTTTCGTGACGACCCACATCTGCCCGGACGCGCCGACGCGACCGCACGACCCGGTCGATTTCATGGATTCGCCCATCGACACCGAGGTGATCAACGCGCACGAGGTCTGGGACGAGATGGACGCGGTGTTGTCGATCGACACGACCAAGGGCAACCGCATCGTCAACCACCGGGGCTTCGCCCTCTCGCCCACCGTCAAGGAAGGCTATATCCTGCGTGTCGCCGAGGATCTGCTGCGGATCATGGAAACGACGACCGGCCGCGCAGCCGTCACCTTTCCCGTGACGACGCAGGACATCACGCCCTACGGCAATGGCGTCCACCATCTCAACAGCATCATGCAGCCATCGATCGCGACACGCGCCCCGGTGGTCGGCGTGGCGATCACCACCGAAAGCGTCGTGCCGGGGTGCGGCACCGGCGCGAGCCAGGAAGTGGATATCGCCGCCGCCGCGAAGTTCGCGGTCGAAGTGGCCAAGGAATTCGGCCGGGGCACCTGCGCGTTCTACGACACGGCCGACTATGCCCGCCTGCTCGCCCTGTACGGCTCGCTCGCCCACCTGCAACGGCGGCAGACGCCATGA
- the eat gene encoding ethanolamine permease: MNHRPAGTVTHPELKQTLGTWQLWGIAVGLVISGEYFGWSYGWASAGTLGFVATAIFVAAMYAAFIFSFTELTTSIPDAGGPFAYARQAFGPVGGYIAGAATLVEFVFAPPAIALAIGAYLHVQFPGLEPKTAAVGAYLVFMALNIVGVQIAATFELCVTVLAILELLVFMGVVSPGFAWSNFTKGGWSGASHFSLGSFSGMFAAIPFAIWFFLAIEGVAMAAEEAKNPRRSIPIAYVCGILTLVLLAMGVMVFAGAAGDWTKLSNINDPLPQAMKFIVGEHSGWLHMLVWLGLFGLVASFHGIILGYSRQIFALARAGYLPAWLAQVHPRFRTPHRAILAGGVVGIAAIFSDNLIQFGGQTLTANIVTLSVFGAIVMYLISMLALFKLRRTASDMPRPYRAPCFPFFPGFALAAALLCLGTMIYFNALMAGVFAVFLALGYLYFLATRRQRENAPAGTPADALLDR; the protein is encoded by the coding sequence ATGAACCATAGACCCGCAGGCACCGTCACGCATCCGGAACTCAAGCAGACGCTGGGCACCTGGCAACTCTGGGGCATCGCCGTCGGCCTGGTCATCTCCGGCGAATATTTCGGCTGGAGTTATGGCTGGGCCAGCGCCGGCACCCTCGGCTTCGTCGCGACCGCGATCTTCGTGGCTGCCATGTACGCCGCCTTCATTTTCAGTTTCACCGAACTGACCACCTCGATTCCCGATGCCGGCGGCCCCTTCGCCTACGCGCGCCAGGCCTTCGGGCCGGTGGGCGGCTATATCGCGGGCGCCGCGACCCTGGTGGAATTCGTGTTCGCGCCGCCGGCGATCGCGCTGGCGATCGGCGCCTATCTGCATGTCCAGTTTCCCGGGCTCGAACCGAAGACCGCGGCGGTGGGCGCCTATCTCGTCTTCATGGCGCTGAACATCGTCGGCGTGCAGATCGCCGCGACGTTCGAACTCTGCGTCACCGTGCTGGCGATCCTGGAATTGCTGGTGTTCATGGGGGTCGTGTCGCCCGGTTTCGCCTGGTCGAATTTCACGAAGGGCGGCTGGTCGGGCGCCTCGCATTTTTCGCTCGGTTCCTTCAGCGGCATGTTCGCGGCGATTCCCTTCGCGATCTGGTTCTTTCTCGCCATCGAAGGGGTCGCGATGGCGGCCGAGGAAGCGAAGAATCCGCGCCGCTCGATTCCGATCGCCTATGTCTGCGGCATCCTCACGCTGGTCCTGCTGGCGATGGGCGTGATGGTATTCGCGGGCGCGGCCGGCGACTGGACCAAACTGTCCAACATCAACGACCCGCTGCCGCAAGCGATGAAATTCATCGTCGGCGAACATAGCGGCTGGCTGCACATGCTGGTCTGGCTGGGCCTGTTCGGTCTCGTCGCCTCCTTCCACGGCATCATCCTCGGCTACTCCCGGCAGATCTTCGCGCTGGCCCGCGCCGGCTATCTGCCGGCGTGGCTGGCCCAGGTCCACCCCCGCTTTCGCACGCCCCATCGCGCGATCCTCGCGGGCGGCGTCGTCGGCATCGCCGCCATCTTCAGCGACAATCTGATCCAGTTCGGCGGTCAGACCCTCACCGCGAACATCGTCACGCTGTCGGTCTTCGGGGCGATCGTCATGTATCTGATCAGCATGCTCGCGCTTTTCAAACTGCGGCGCACCGCGTCCGACATGCCGCGCCCCTACAGGGCGCCGTGCTTCCCCTTCTTCCCGGGGTTCGCGCTCGCCGCGGCGCTGCTCTGCCTGGGCACGATGATCTATTTCAATGCGCTGATGGCGGGCGTCTTCGCGGTGTTCCTCGCGCTGGGCTATCTGTATTTCCTGGCGACGCGCCGGCAGCGCGAAAATGCACCGGCGGGCACGCCGGCCGACGCGCTTCTCGATCGCTGA
- a CDS encoding YidB family protein produces the protein MSIFDSLASSFGQTPSGNGTGTDAGAASGGMIGEAMNFINNQPGGVSGLIDRFHQHGAGDIVESWIGNGENKSIEPELLTKVLGSETVTNFAQKFGMSSEQLSGMLAMVLPNMVDRATPDGQVPADGKLDTNSVLGSLGGLAGLFGKSENKDDQNG, from the coding sequence ATGAGCATATTCGATTCCCTGGCCTCTTCGTTCGGACAAACGCCTTCCGGCAATGGCACTGGTACCGACGCCGGTGCGGCTTCGGGCGGAATGATTGGCGAAGCGATGAATTTCATCAACAACCAGCCGGGCGGCGTTAGCGGCCTGATCGACCGCTTTCACCAGCATGGCGCGGGCGACATCGTCGAGTCGTGGATCGGTAACGGCGAGAACAAGTCGATCGAGCCGGAATTGCTGACCAAGGTACTGGGTTCGGAAACGGTCACGAACTTTGCGCAGAAGTTCGGCATGTCCAGCGAGCAATTGAGCGGCATGCTGGCGATGGTGCTGCCGAATATGGTGGACCGCGCCACGCCGGACGGACAGGTTCCGGCGGACGGCAAGCTGGACACGAACTCGGTGCTGGGTTCGCTGGGCGGCCTCGCCGGGCTGTTCGGCAAAAGCGAAAACAAAGACGACCAGAACGGCTGA
- a CDS encoding AroM family protein, protein MIPPLLGTVTIGQAPRSDIAPILAMHLPPTVGCLHVGVLDGLAHDVIAARFAPRAGAPTLITRLLDGSAVVLDKAAVRQVLQQKIDALEQAGCTVVLVLCTGEFDGLRTRQAWLVEPDRIVPPAAAALAGTRQAGTVVPLPSQIASEYRKWQGLAHPPLCSAASPYGDDDAALAAAARDLRERGAELLILDCMGFVERHRAIARAACGLPVILSNALIARLTAELL, encoded by the coding sequence ATGATCCCGCCACTGCTGGGAACCGTCACCATCGGCCAGGCGCCGCGCAGCGACATCGCGCCAATCCTCGCCATGCATCTTCCTCCTACCGTGGGTTGCCTGCACGTAGGCGTCCTCGACGGCCTGGCGCACGACGTGATCGCGGCCCGCTTCGCGCCTCGCGCGGGCGCGCCGACGCTGATCACCCGGCTGCTGGACGGTAGCGCGGTGGTACTCGACAAAGCCGCCGTCCGGCAAGTGCTGCAGCAGAAGATCGACGCGCTCGAACAGGCCGGCTGCACCGTGGTGCTGGTGTTGTGCACGGGCGAATTCGACGGCCTGCGCACGCGGCAGGCCTGGCTGGTCGAACCGGACCGGATCGTGCCGCCCGCCGCCGCCGCGCTCGCGGGTACGCGCCAGGCCGGCACCGTCGTGCCGCTGCCAAGCCAGATCGCCAGCGAGTACCGGAAATGGCAGGGCCTCGCGCATCCCCCGTTGTGTTCGGCGGCCTCGCCGTATGGCGACGACGACGCGGCGCTCGCCGCCGCGGCGCGGGACCTGCGCGAACGCGGCGCCGAGCTCCTGATTCTCGATTGCATGGGTTTCGTCGAACGGCATCGGGCCATCGCGCGCGCGGCCTGCGGCTTGCCGGTGATCCTCTCGAACGCCCTGATCGCCCGTCTCACGGCGGAACTGCTCTGA
- a CDS encoding porin has translation MTRRLTPFFRPALAAGCTTFALLATLTPGRAIAQESSVVLYGMVDDAVTYVNNQNGHANVYLRGGNLYASKFGLRGTEQLSSTTRALYDLQAGFDTNSGSAAASGLEFNREAFVGLDDTRYGTLTLGRQYTPYYLFVGPLTGSSLLTGANGAHPGDLDGLDTTTRVNSSISYATPVIDGFAASAMFAPGGGAGSVVNGDAISAALRYTGGPFAFAAGYVRLDNASTTTGWDASSTASFNTSVANQGYVSARAVQQFSVAATYAIGPWLAGVDYSHVAFLPGAKSVFTDTASFNIYSAVARYAFSKALDVTGGLSYARATRANGIENAARYEQASLREVFHLSPRTSLYALQTYAHARGDTLGTAGAGDVIAAGPVIGDAQNLTPSSTANQFMAMFGMAVVF, from the coding sequence ATGACCCGGCGCCTCACGCCTTTTTTCCGGCCCGCGCTCGCGGCCGGTTGCACCACCTTCGCCTTGCTTGCCACGCTTACGCCAGGCCGCGCGATCGCGCAAGAGAGCAGCGTCGTGCTCTACGGCATGGTCGACGACGCGGTGACGTATGTCAACAATCAGAACGGCCACGCCAACGTCTATCTGCGCGGCGGCAATCTGTACGCGAGCAAGTTCGGACTCCGCGGCACCGAGCAACTGAGCTCCACCACGCGGGCGCTGTACGACCTGCAGGCCGGCTTCGATACGAATTCCGGCTCCGCGGCCGCCTCCGGGCTGGAATTCAATCGCGAAGCCTTCGTCGGTCTGGACGATACCCGCTACGGCACGCTCACGCTGGGGCGACAGTACACGCCCTACTATCTCTTCGTGGGACCGCTCACGGGCAGCTCGCTGCTCACCGGCGCGAACGGCGCGCATCCGGGCGATCTCGATGGACTCGACACGACGACCCGCGTCAATAGTTCGATCAGCTATGCAACCCCGGTGATCGACGGCTTCGCCGCGAGCGCGATGTTCGCGCCGGGCGGCGGCGCGGGCAGCGTCGTCAACGGCGATGCGATCAGCGCGGCGCTGCGCTACACGGGCGGCCCGTTCGCCTTCGCCGCCGGCTATGTACGGCTCGACAATGCATCGACCACCACCGGTTGGGACGCATCGTCCACCGCGTCGTTCAACACGTCGGTGGCGAACCAGGGTTATGTTTCCGCGCGGGCGGTGCAGCAGTTTTCGGTCGCCGCGACCTACGCCATCGGGCCCTGGCTCGCGGGCGTGGACTATTCGCATGTGGCGTTTCTGCCGGGTGCGAAATCCGTTTTCACCGATACCGCAAGCTTCAATATCTATAGCGCTGTCGCCCGCTACGCCTTCTCCAAGGCGCTCGACGTCACCGGCGGCCTCTCCTATGCACGGGCGACCCGGGCGAACGGCATCGAGAACGCGGCGCGCTACGAACAGGCTTCGCTGCGCGAGGTGTTCCACCTGTCGCCGCGTACCTCGCTCTATGCGTTGCAGACCTACGCGCACGCGCGGGGCGACACATTGGGCACCGCGGGCGCGGGCGACGTGATCGCCGCGGGACCGGTCATCGGCGACGCGCAAAATCTGACGCCGTCTTCCACGGCGAACCAGTTCATGGCGATGTTCGGCATGGCCGTGGTTTTTTAG
- a CDS encoding APC family permease: MQQGSTKNRHQGSQRSIGPFALMLTGLGSIIGSGWLFGAWKAAKIAGPAALVAWIIGAVVILAIALAYAELGAMFPESGGMVRYARYSHGSLVGFISGWANWIAIVSVIPIEAEASIQYMSSWPWPWAHALYVDGSLTSPGLLLSAVLVVVYFLLNYWGVKLFAKANTAITILKFIIPALTVAGLFFARFDSANLGHLAPGVGGASTFAPYGWSAVFTAVATSGIIFAFNGFQSPVNLAGEARDPARSVPFAVVGSILLALVIYVLLQVVYIGSVDPAQIARGWNTIDFSSPFANLAIALGLNWLAFLLYVDAFISPSGTGITYMATTSRMIQAMERNRTLPAFLGTMHPLYGVPRAAMWFNLAVSFLFLFFFRGWSSLAAVISVATVISYLTGPVSLMALRRHAPGLRRPLTVPGMRLIAPLAFVFASLILFWARWPLTGEIILLMVVALPVYFYYQARTGWTGWGRDLASAFWLIAYLPAMAVLSYCGSRPFGGIGLLPFGWDMLAVAVVAFGFYRWGIASGWRTPYLDEAEALD, from the coding sequence ATGCAACAAGGAAGTACGAAAAACCGTCACCAAGGCAGCCAGCGCAGTATCGGCCCCTTTGCGTTGATGCTGACGGGGCTGGGATCGATCATCGGTTCGGGGTGGTTGTTCGGCGCCTGGAAAGCGGCGAAGATCGCCGGACCCGCGGCGCTGGTCGCCTGGATCATCGGCGCCGTCGTGATTCTCGCGATCGCGCTCGCCTATGCCGAACTGGGTGCGATGTTTCCGGAATCCGGTGGCATGGTGCGCTACGCGCGCTATTCGCATGGTTCGCTGGTGGGCTTCATCAGCGGCTGGGCCAACTGGATCGCCATCGTTTCGGTGATTCCGATCGAGGCCGAGGCCTCGATCCAGTACATGAGTTCCTGGCCCTGGCCCTGGGCGCACGCGCTCTATGTCGACGGCTCGTTGACGTCACCCGGCCTGTTGCTGTCGGCGGTGCTGGTGGTGGTGTACTTCCTGCTGAATTACTGGGGAGTGAAGCTGTTCGCGAAGGCGAATACGGCGATCACCATTCTCAAGTTCATCATTCCGGCATTGACGGTGGCGGGCCTGTTCTTCGCGCGTTTCGACAGCGCGAACCTCGGTCATCTGGCGCCAGGCGTCGGCGGCGCCAGCACCTTCGCGCCGTACGGCTGGTCGGCGGTCTTCACCGCGGTGGCCACCAGCGGCATCATCTTCGCGTTCAACGGTTTCCAGAGCCCGGTCAACCTCGCCGGCGAGGCGCGCGACCCCGCGCGCAGCGTGCCGTTCGCGGTAGTGGGCTCGATCCTGCTGGCGCTGGTCATCTACGTGCTGCTGCAGGTCGTGTATATCGGCTCGGTCGACCCGGCGCAGATCGCGCGTGGGTGGAACACGATCGATTTCAGTTCGCCGTTCGCGAACCTGGCGATCGCGCTGGGCCTGAACTGGCTGGCTTTCCTGCTGTATGTCGACGCCTTCATCAGCCCCAGCGGCACGGGCATCACGTACATGGCGACGACCTCGCGCATGATCCAGGCGATGGAACGCAATCGTACGCTGCCCGCTTTCCTGGGCACGATGCACCCGCTGTATGGCGTGCCGCGCGCGGCGATGTGGTTCAACCTGGCGGTGTCCTTCCTGTTTCTGTTCTTCTTCCGCGGCTGGAGTTCGCTCGCGGCGGTGATCTCGGTGGCCACCGTCATTTCCTATCTCACCGGTCCGGTGAGCCTGATGGCGCTGCGCCGGCATGCGCCAGGGCTGCGGCGTCCGCTGACGGTGCCCGGCATGCGCCTGATCGCGCCGCTCGCCTTCGTGTTCGCGTCGCTGATCCTGTTCTGGGCGCGTTGGCCGTTGACGGGCGAGATCATCCTGCTGATGGTCGTCGCGCTGCCGGTGTATTTCTACTACCAGGCGCGTACCGGCTGGACCGGCTGGGGACGGGATCTCGCCTCCGCCTTCTGGCTGATCGCCTATCTGCCGGCGATGGCCGTGCTGTCCTACTGCGGCAGCCGCCCGTTCGGCGGTATCGGCCTGTTGCCGTTCGGCTGGGACATGCTGGCGGTGGCGGTCGTGGCCTTCGGTTTCTATCGTTGGGGCATCGCCAGTGGCTGGCGTACGCCGTATCTCGATGAAGCCGAGGCACTCGACTAG
- a CDS encoding 2Fe-2S iron-sulfur cluster-binding protein: MREDGRQVAGEAGALGGRLHALRLEPAGVTLDVRAGESVLEAAARAAWHMPSSCRNGTCRACLCRLLTGELVYRVEWPGLSVQEKQDGWMLACVALPVSDVVVEQVAASPAPASAVRRPARGF; the protein is encoded by the coding sequence ATGCGGGAGGACGGGCGGCAAGTCGCCGGAGAGGCTGGCGCATTGGGCGGGCGGTTGCACGCACTGCGACTGGAGCCTGCCGGCGTGACGCTGGACGTGCGGGCCGGCGAGTCCGTGCTCGAGGCCGCGGCCCGTGCGGCCTGGCACATGCCCAGTTCCTGCCGCAACGGCACGTGCCGGGCCTGCCTGTGCCGGTTATTGACCGGAGAGCTGGTGTATCGGGTCGAGTGGCCGGGGCTGTCCGTGCAGGAGAAGCAGGACGGCTGGATGCTGGCCTGCGTGGCGTTGCCGGTGTCGGACGTGGTCGTCGAACAGGTGGCGGCGAGTCCCGCGCCGGCGAGCGCGGTACGCCGTCCGGCACGGGGTTTTTGA
- the pepE gene encoding dipeptidase PepE has protein sequence MNLLLLSNSRGPDGRYLAHALTAIATLAGPRRRALFLPFAGVTMSWLSYTETVAEALAPLGIDVRSLDDAGDIDAQHAALHDAELIVVGGGNTFQLLKICRERGLLDVIAHAVRGGTPYLGWSAGANLACPTISTTNDMPIVDPRGLTALGLIDFQINPHYTNALPAGHRGETRDQRIAEFLVANPDRTVLGLPEGDGLQVTNDTVRLCGPFPARHFVAGGAAGDVPPGTVFDLAGRPRAS, from the coding sequence ATGAACCTGCTGCTCCTGAGTAACTCGCGCGGCCCCGACGGCCGTTATCTGGCCCACGCGCTCACCGCGATCGCGACGCTGGCGGGGCCGCGGCGACGCGCGCTGTTCCTGCCCTTCGCGGGCGTGACGATGTCCTGGCTTAGCTATACCGAGACCGTCGCCGAAGCGCTGGCGCCGCTGGGCATCGATGTCCGTTCGCTCGACGACGCGGGCGATATCGACGCCCAGCACGCGGCGCTGCACGATGCCGAATTGATCGTGGTGGGCGGCGGCAACACGTTTCAATTGCTGAAGATCTGCCGCGAACGCGGCCTGCTCGACGTCATCGCGCACGCGGTGCGCGGCGGCACCCCTTACCTGGGCTGGAGCGCCGGCGCCAATCTCGCCTGCCCGACGATCAGCACCACCAACGACATGCCGATCGTCGACCCGCGGGGTCTGACAGCGCTCGGACTGATCGATTTTCAGATCAACCCGCATTACACGAACGCCTTGCCGGCGGGCCATCGCGGCGAAACCCGGGACCAGCGCATCGCCGAATTCCTGGTCGCGAACCCGGACCGCACGGTGCTGGGCCTGCCCGAGGGCGACGGCCTCCAGGTAACGAACGATACGGTGCGGCTGTGCGGGCCGTTCCCCGCGCGGCATTTCGTCGCCGGTGGCGCGGCCGGGGATGTCCCGCCCGGCACCGTATTCGACCTCGCGGGACGACCGCGGGCGTCCTGA